A single Nocardioides bizhenqiangii DNA region contains:
- a CDS encoding SigE family RNA polymerase sigma factor gives MEATLGEVGSRAVPAAFDDWVAARGPALLRLAYVLTGNAADAEDVVQDALSRALPRWERISRVEDVDAYVRRMVINAHTSWWRKFRRRESPTAEVRTGEVVDGPGEGMPVDERARLWAACQELPVDQRTAVVLRYYEQLEYDEIAALTGVREGTVRSRVSRGIAVLRAQMGERDE, from the coding sequence ATGGAGGCAACGTTGGGCGAGGTCGGCTCCCGGGCGGTCCCGGCCGCGTTCGACGACTGGGTCGCGGCACGCGGCCCGGCCCTGCTGCGGCTCGCCTACGTGCTGACCGGCAATGCCGCGGACGCCGAGGACGTCGTTCAGGACGCGTTGTCGCGGGCACTCCCGCGCTGGGAGCGGATCTCCCGGGTCGAGGACGTGGACGCCTACGTCCGGCGGATGGTCATCAACGCGCACACCTCCTGGTGGCGGAAGTTCCGCCGCCGGGAGTCGCCCACCGCCGAGGTACGGACCGGTGAGGTGGTCGACGGCCCGGGCGAGGGCATGCCGGTCGACGAGCGTGCGCGGTTGTGGGCGGCCTGTCAGGAGCTGCCGGTGGATCAGCGCACGGCAGTGGTCCTCCGCTACTACGAGCAGCTGGAGTACGACGAGATCGCCGCGCTGACCGGCGTCCGTGAGGGCACCGTGCGCTCCCGGGTGTCGCGCGGGATCGCCGTCCTCCGTGCACAGATGGGTGAACGTGATGAGTGA
- a CDS encoding DUF4245 family protein, whose translation MSTSSVGRPGKYQRSAGGLVAALLITVVVVGGLLWVLGLFRSDLEVGTEEVDYLGIVAEAQDSDLEPVYPSSLPDGWTATGYDITAGEAPAFELRMLTDDERFVAVHQESAASADLVREHVDEDATSIDIYSADGSVAEAWQGYEDEGGDTAYAADVGGQTVLVYGSASPEELQDLIGRLTTEPVDAR comes from the coding sequence ATGAGTACGTCGAGCGTGGGCCGCCCGGGCAAGTACCAGCGATCGGCCGGCGGGCTGGTCGCCGCACTGTTGATCACGGTCGTCGTGGTGGGTGGCCTGCTGTGGGTGCTCGGGCTGTTCCGGTCCGACCTGGAGGTCGGGACCGAGGAGGTCGACTATCTCGGCATCGTCGCGGAGGCACAGGACTCCGACCTCGAGCCGGTCTACCCGTCCTCACTGCCGGACGGCTGGACCGCCACCGGCTACGACATCACGGCCGGCGAGGCACCGGCCTTCGAGCTCCGGATGCTCACCGACGACGAGAGGTTCGTCGCCGTCCACCAGGAGTCGGCGGCGTCGGCCGACCTGGTCCGGGAGCACGTCGACGAGGACGCGACGTCGATCGACATCTACTCGGCGGACGGCTCGGTCGCCGAGGCGTGGCAGGGCTACGAGGACGAGGGCGGCGACACGGCGTACGCCGCCGACGTCGGGGGCCAGACCGTGCTGGTCTACGGCTCCGCCTCTCCCGAGGAGCTGCAGGACCTGATCGGCCGGCTCACGACCGAGCCGGTCGACGCCCGCTGA
- the truA gene encoding tRNA pseudouridine(38-40) synthase TruA: MRLRIDLAYDGTDFHGWAAQPALRTVQDELTTALATVLRTPADQLQVVCAGRTDAGVHARGQVAHVDVADDLDDGDLQPLARRVNGVLPPDVRVHRIGVAPDGFDARFAALWRRYAYRIADSAEAVDPLHRQHVLAWPRPLDLGAMNAAAAPLVGLHDFASFCKQRPGATTIRTLLELSWSRDEAGVAVGRVRADAFCHSMVRALVGCLVAVGEGRRPPEWAHGILTAEQRDPAVAVLHAHGLTLEEVAYPPDHELAARVERTAARRGTP, encoded by the coding sequence GTGCGGCTCCGGATCGACCTCGCCTACGACGGCACCGACTTCCACGGCTGGGCCGCACAGCCCGCGCTGCGCACGGTGCAGGATGAGCTGACGACGGCACTGGCGACCGTGCTCCGCACGCCGGCAGACCAGCTCCAGGTGGTCTGCGCCGGACGCACCGACGCGGGCGTCCACGCGCGCGGCCAGGTGGCGCACGTGGACGTCGCCGACGACCTCGACGACGGCGATCTCCAACCGCTCGCGCGGCGGGTCAACGGCGTCCTGCCGCCGGACGTCCGGGTGCACCGGATCGGCGTCGCGCCGGACGGGTTCGATGCCCGGTTCGCCGCACTGTGGCGGCGCTACGCCTACCGCATCGCCGACTCCGCCGAGGCCGTCGACCCGCTGCACCGGCAGCACGTCCTCGCCTGGCCACGCCCGCTCGACCTCGGCGCCATGAACGCCGCGGCTGCGCCGCTGGTCGGCCTCCACGACTTCGCGTCGTTCTGCAAGCAGCGGCCCGGCGCCACCACGATCCGGACCCTCCTCGAGCTCTCCTGGTCGCGTGACGAGGCCGGCGTCGCGGTCGGCCGGGTGCGGGCGGACGCGTTCTGCCACTCGATGGTGCGGGCCCTGGTCGGGTGCCTGGTCGCCGTCGGTGAGGGCCGCCGGCCCCCGGAGTGGGCGCACGGGATCCTCACTGCCGAGCAGCGGGACCCGGCGGTCGCCGTGCTCCATGCCCACGGCCTCACCCTCGAGGAGGTCGCGTACCCGCCGGACCACGAGCTGGCGGCCCGCGTCGAGCGGACAGCGGCACGGCGGGGGACGCCGTGA
- a CDS encoding MmcQ/YjbR family DNA-binding protein: protein MDVEQMQVYCLAKPGAWPDNPWEHEHPVIKVGPGERGKIFAFLGGGGVGVKSGRTREVADEWIARFPDDASVMPYIGRSGWNDLAFGGAIPDDELLEAVDESYRMVVEGLPKKLRPEDWDQA, encoded by the coding sequence GTGGACGTCGAGCAGATGCAGGTCTACTGCCTGGCCAAGCCGGGCGCCTGGCCGGACAACCCGTGGGAGCACGAGCACCCGGTGATCAAGGTCGGGCCCGGCGAACGCGGCAAGATCTTCGCCTTCCTCGGTGGTGGTGGCGTCGGGGTGAAGTCCGGCCGCACCCGTGAGGTCGCTGACGAGTGGATCGCCCGCTTCCCCGACGACGCGAGTGTGATGCCGTACATCGGAAGGTCCGGCTGGAACGACCTCGCCTTCGGCGGCGCCATCCCCGACGATGAGCTGCTCGAGGCGGTCGACGAGTCCTACCGGATGGTCGTCGAGGGTCTGCCCAAGAAGCTGCGGCCCGAGGACTGGGACCAGGCGTAG
- a CDS encoding NAD(P)/FAD-dependent oxidoreductase: MPQHPAIILVSENRADFLRDEFGRYARDYELFTATTAAEAEALARRLVDEQQQVALFVTEARLPDAPVLAALHGLREVVPTARRMVAAHWEDFLEDAEALRPGLVTGKYDAFLLMPRGQRDEEFHTAVCELLSDWGSTVAAPEVTTAEVVAEPGDALAVAVREFFSRMGMPSATHAPDSPAGQAVAAEWRSTTGTEPTYPLVRSIRGGVIAPTSVRDVAAVIYGRPDSIDPEGANTIVDLCIVGAGPAGLAAAVYGASEGLTTVAVEAEAVGGQAGTSSMIRNYLGFPRGVSGMRLAQRARNQAIRFGTRFFTGWEVEGLTPGADGAPHVLHTEGGDLHAKAVVLATGVTYRKLGVEQIEELTGRGVHYGSAMSVAREMEGVDVVVVGGGNSAGQAALHLARFARTVTIVVRREGLESTMSSYLIKEISFHHRISVRPFTEVVDGGGAARLEWLTLCDRRDGSQDTVPAGGLFLLLGAEPHSGWLPDAIARDERGFILTGRDVPTESWSDGVPPDSLATTVPGIFAVGDIRSGSMKRVAAASGEGSSVVPLVHAYLA; encoded by the coding sequence GTGCCGCAGCACCCCGCGATCATCCTGGTCTCCGAGAACCGCGCCGACTTCCTCCGCGACGAGTTCGGCCGCTACGCCCGCGACTACGAGCTGTTCACCGCGACCACTGCCGCCGAAGCAGAAGCCCTCGCCCGGCGCCTGGTCGACGAGCAGCAGCAGGTCGCCCTGTTCGTGACCGAGGCACGGCTGCCCGACGCCCCGGTACTGGCGGCGCTGCACGGGTTGCGGGAGGTCGTGCCCACCGCGCGCCGGATGGTCGCCGCGCACTGGGAGGACTTCCTCGAGGACGCCGAAGCCCTTCGCCCCGGCCTGGTCACCGGCAAGTACGACGCCTTCCTGCTGATGCCGCGGGGCCAGCGCGACGAGGAGTTCCACACCGCCGTGTGCGAGCTCCTGTCGGACTGGGGCTCGACCGTCGCCGCGCCGGAGGTGACCACGGCCGAGGTGGTCGCCGAGCCCGGCGACGCGCTCGCGGTCGCGGTCCGCGAGTTCTTCTCCCGGATGGGCATGCCGAGCGCCACGCACGCGCCGGACTCCCCCGCGGGCCAGGCCGTCGCCGCCGAATGGCGGTCGACGACCGGGACGGAGCCGACGTACCCACTCGTGCGCAGCATCCGCGGCGGCGTCATCGCCCCGACCAGCGTGCGCGACGTGGCCGCGGTGATCTACGGCAGGCCGGACTCGATCGACCCCGAGGGCGCCAACACGATCGTCGACCTCTGCATCGTCGGCGCCGGGCCGGCCGGGCTCGCCGCCGCGGTCTACGGCGCCTCCGAGGGGCTGACCACGGTCGCGGTCGAGGCCGAGGCCGTCGGCGGGCAGGCCGGCACCAGCTCGATGATCCGCAACTACCTGGGCTTCCCGCGGGGCGTCTCCGGGATGCGCCTCGCCCAACGCGCCCGCAACCAGGCGATCCGGTTCGGGACCCGATTCTTCACCGGCTGGGAGGTCGAGGGGCTCACGCCCGGCGCCGACGGCGCTCCGCACGTCCTCCACACCGAGGGCGGCGACCTGCACGCGAAGGCCGTGGTGCTCGCGACCGGTGTCACCTACCGCAAGCTCGGTGTCGAGCAGATCGAGGAGCTGACCGGCCGCGGCGTCCACTACGGAAGCGCGATGTCGGTGGCCCGCGAGATGGAGGGCGTCGACGTCGTGGTCGTCGGGGGCGGCAACTCCGCCGGCCAGGCCGCGCTGCACCTGGCCCGGTTCGCCCGGACGGTGACGATCGTGGTGCGCCGCGAGGGGCTCGAGTCGACGATGTCGTCGTACCTCATCAAGGAGATCAGCTTCCACCACCGGATCTCCGTGCGCCCGTTCACCGAGGTGGTCGACGGCGGCGGCGCTGCCCGGCTCGAGTGGCTGACCCTGTGCGACCGGCGCGACGGCAGCCAGGACACGGTGCCGGCCGGCGGGCTGTTCCTCCTGCTCGGCGCCGAGCCGCACAGCGGCTGGCTGCCGGACGCGATCGCCCGCGACGAGCGCGGCTTCATCCTCACCGGGCGGGACGTGCCGACCGAGAGCTGGTCTGACGGCGTGCCGCCGGACAGCCTGGCGACGACGGTGCCCGGCATCTTCGCCGTCGGGGACATCCGTTCGGGCTCGATGAAGCGGGTCGCCGCCGCGAGCGGTGAGGGGTCGTCCGTCGTACCCCTCGTGCACGCCTACCTCGCCTGA
- a CDS encoding maleylpyruvate isomerase family mycothiol-dependent enzyme, with protein sequence MDWIALLADRTSRFADAAAAGDLEASVPTCPDWTLADLVTHLGEVHLWVVHAVVHGTSDGDATFTGEPDGLVAWYRDAARQLVDVLSAHDADAPAWTFGPDQVAGFWRRRQVHETVVHEYDALATAGRESAWSIDPALAWDGVDEAATFFYPRQVRLQRIAPLQGTVRLFPTDVDAAPLAIGEGDPVAQLTGPSSDLLLALWKRAPVEDPVAAGLLRTAITP encoded by the coding sequence ATGGATTGGATCGCACTGCTCGCGGACCGCACCTCACGGTTCGCCGACGCAGCCGCCGCCGGCGACCTCGAGGCATCGGTGCCGACCTGCCCGGACTGGACCCTTGCCGACCTGGTGACCCACCTGGGAGAGGTGCACCTGTGGGTCGTCCACGCGGTGGTGCACGGCACCTCGGACGGCGACGCGACGTTCACCGGCGAGCCGGACGGGCTGGTCGCCTGGTACCGCGACGCTGCGCGCCAGCTCGTCGACGTGCTGTCCGCCCACGATGCCGACGCGCCGGCGTGGACGTTCGGGCCGGACCAGGTCGCCGGGTTCTGGCGGCGCCGCCAGGTGCACGAGACCGTCGTCCACGAGTACGACGCGCTGGCCACGGCCGGCCGCGAGAGCGCCTGGTCGATCGATCCCGCCCTGGCCTGGGACGGGGTCGACGAGGCAGCGACGTTCTTCTACCCGCGTCAGGTCCGCCTGCAGCGGATCGCTCCGCTCCAGGGCACCGTGCGTCTCTTCCCCACCGACGTCGATGCCGCGCCGCTCGCGATCGGCGAGGGCGATCCGGTCGCGCAGCTGACCGGCCCGTCGTCAGACCTGCTCCTGGCGCTGTGGAAGCGGGCCCCGGTCGAGGACCCGGTCGCGGCCGGGCTGCTCCGGACCGCCATCACCCCTTAG
- a CDS encoding exodeoxyribonuclease VII small subunit encodes MASEPDERPSYEEAREELVDVVRRLEAGGTSLEESLALWERGEKLATICQEWLDGARARLDAVIGEDDD; translated from the coding sequence ATGGCGAGTGAGCCGGACGAGCGTCCGTCCTACGAAGAGGCCCGCGAGGAGCTGGTCGACGTCGTCCGCCGTCTCGAGGCCGGCGGCACCTCCCTCGAGGAGTCGCTGGCGCTGTGGGAGCGCGGCGAGAAGCTGGCGACCATCTGCCAGGAGTGGCTCGACGGCGCGCGGGCCCGGCTGGACGCGGTGATCGGCGAAGACGACGACTGA
- a CDS encoding proprotein convertase P-domain-containing protein produces the protein MKRILAVLATLTLTSAMGVALQAAVAPPAGADIACGLRATTLTNFPIADDSTTTSIADLSGITANDPLVDLDVEVNITHSFVDDLVVTLSYGGHTVRLISHRGGDGDNLTGTRFDDGAPSHVSNGAAPFTGRFRPEQSLNAFDGLNPAGSWTLNVTDSSSGDTGTLHNWTLVLRTEWCDDFDRDRIKDPNDLCTDHKGVQPHGCPVRGRTVTIVYRNTPKEFRGKLTCSAAPRCHEGQPVRIYKVRSGNDALVGRGFTTSTGTYAIPKANVGGRYYAVAPEVVEEGVAECSRAQSANLTV, from the coding sequence ATGAAGCGGATCCTCGCCGTACTGGCGACCCTGACGCTGACCAGTGCGATGGGCGTCGCCTTGCAAGCGGCGGTCGCGCCCCCGGCCGGCGCCGACATCGCGTGCGGGCTCCGGGCGACCACGCTCACGAACTTCCCGATTGCCGACGACTCGACCACGACCTCGATCGCGGACCTGTCGGGCATCACGGCCAACGACCCGCTGGTGGACCTTGACGTGGAGGTCAACATCACGCACTCGTTCGTCGACGACCTCGTCGTCACCCTGTCGTACGGCGGGCACACCGTCCGGCTGATCAGCCACCGCGGCGGTGACGGCGACAACCTCACGGGAACCCGGTTCGACGACGGCGCACCCAGCCACGTCAGTAACGGAGCCGCGCCTTTCACGGGCCGCTTCCGTCCCGAGCAGAGCCTCAACGCCTTCGACGGTCTCAACCCGGCCGGGTCCTGGACGCTGAACGTCACCGATTCGTCCAGCGGTGACACGGGGACCCTCCATAACTGGACGCTGGTCCTCAGGACCGAGTGGTGCGACGACTTCGACCGCGACCGCATCAAGGATCCCAACGACCTCTGCACCGACCACAAGGGCGTGCAGCCGCACGGCTGCCCCGTCCGCGGCCGGACGGTGACGATCGTCTACCGGAACACGCCGAAGGAGTTCCGCGGCAAGCTGACCTGTTCGGCGGCCCCCCGCTGCCACGAGGGCCAGCCGGTCCGGATCTACAAGGTCCGATCCGGCAACGATGCCCTGGTGGGGCGGGGCTTCACCACCTCGACGGGCACCTATGCGATCCCCAAGGCCAACGTGGGCGGTCGCTACTACGCCGTCGCTCCCGAGGTGGTCGAAGAGGGCGTCGCCGAGTGCTCGCGGGCGCAGTCGGCGAACCTGACGGTCTGA
- a CDS encoding class I SAM-dependent methyltransferase codes for MNEDHYFSADPAAPFRRAPVRAEVWGHELALTSGSGVFAQGRLDVGTAVLFRETEPPAGGRILDLGCGYGVIGLAVCLAAPGARVTAVDVNRRAVLLANENAEALRVLDRFTAVTPEEVPPAETYDEIWSNPPIRVGKAALHDLLLTWLPRLEPQGRAVMVVGKNLGADSLQRWLGEQGYPTERLASAKGFRVLETRRSA; via the coding sequence GTGAACGAGGACCACTACTTCTCCGCCGACCCGGCAGCGCCGTTCCGACGGGCACCCGTCCGGGCCGAGGTGTGGGGGCACGAGCTCGCTCTCACGAGCGGCTCCGGGGTCTTCGCGCAGGGACGCCTCGACGTCGGCACGGCGGTCCTCTTCCGCGAGACCGAGCCGCCGGCGGGAGGTCGGATCCTCGACCTCGGCTGCGGGTACGGCGTCATCGGGCTGGCCGTCTGCCTCGCCGCGCCGGGTGCGCGGGTCACCGCGGTCGACGTCAACCGGCGCGCCGTGCTGCTCGCGAACGAGAACGCCGAGGCGCTGCGTGTCCTCGACCGGTTCACGGCGGTCACTCCGGAGGAGGTGCCGCCGGCGGAGACGTACGACGAGATCTGGTCGAACCCGCCGATCCGCGTCGGCAAGGCGGCGCTCCACGATCTCCTGCTCACCTGGCTGCCCAGGCTCGAGCCCCAGGGCCGGGCGGTGATGGTCGTCGGCAAGAACCTCGGCGCCGACTCGCTCCAGCGCTGGCTCGGCGAGCAGGGGTACCCCACCGAGCGGCTCGCGAGCGCCAAGGGCTTCCGGGTCCTCGAGACGCGGCGCTCGGCCTGA
- the xseA gene encoding exodeoxyribonuclease VII large subunit, producing MALETSLEKPAPVRTIANAITGWIDRLGVVWVEGQVAQVSRRPGVNTVFMTLRDSVADISVPVTCSRVLFDGLEPPLVEGASVVIQAKPSYYANRGTFSLYARDIRMVGLGELLARLEQRRQLLAAEGLFALERKRRLPFLPGRVGLITAPRSAAEKDVVENATRRWPGVEFETVYAAMQGTRSALEVIEALERLDGRADVDVIVIARGGGSVEDLLPFSDEGLVRAVAKAGTPVVSAIGHEPDTPLLDLVADVRASTPTDAAKLTVPDVATETTGVAHARDRLRRAVRTQLAREEAGLHALRSRPALADPRTLLDVRADELVGLCDRIRRTLGHRLDRAADDIAHQRARARALSPLATLQRGYAVLQDDAGHVVTSAAGVDAGAAMSVRVADGRIHVTTTHAELEETHGE from the coding sequence GTGGCCCTGGAGACCTCCCTCGAGAAACCGGCTCCGGTCCGGACGATCGCCAACGCGATCACGGGCTGGATCGACCGGCTCGGCGTGGTGTGGGTGGAGGGTCAGGTCGCGCAGGTGAGCCGCCGGCCGGGCGTCAACACGGTGTTCATGACGCTGCGCGACTCGGTCGCGGACATCTCGGTGCCGGTGACCTGCTCGCGGGTGCTCTTCGACGGGCTTGAGCCTCCCCTGGTGGAGGGTGCGAGCGTCGTGATCCAGGCGAAGCCGTCCTACTACGCCAACCGCGGGACGTTCTCGCTCTATGCCCGCGACATCCGGATGGTCGGGCTCGGCGAGCTGCTCGCCCGGCTGGAGCAGCGTCGTCAGCTGCTGGCGGCCGAAGGGCTTTTCGCGCTCGAGCGCAAGCGCCGGCTGCCGTTCCTGCCCGGTCGGGTCGGGCTGATCACCGCTCCGCGCTCGGCGGCCGAGAAGGACGTGGTCGAGAACGCGACCCGTCGCTGGCCGGGCGTGGAGTTCGAGACCGTCTATGCCGCGATGCAGGGGACGCGGTCGGCGCTCGAGGTGATCGAGGCGTTGGAGCGGCTCGACGGCCGGGCAGACGTCGACGTCATCGTGATCGCCCGCGGCGGCGGCTCGGTCGAGGACCTGCTGCCGTTCTCCGACGAGGGCCTGGTCCGAGCCGTCGCGAAGGCCGGCACACCGGTGGTGTCCGCGATCGGCCACGAGCCCGATACCCCGCTGCTCGACCTGGTCGCCGACGTTCGGGCGTCGACGCCGACCGACGCGGCGAAGCTGACCGTCCCCGACGTCGCGACCGAGACCACCGGTGTCGCCCACGCCCGTGACCGGCTGCGGCGCGCCGTCCGGACCCAGCTCGCCCGCGAGGAGGCGGGGCTCCACGCGCTGCGCTCCCGGCCGGCGCTCGCCGACCCGCGCACCCTGCTCGACGTCCGCGCCGACGAGCTCGTCGGCCTCTGCGACCGGATCCGCCGCACGCTCGGCCATCGGCTCGACCGGGCCGCCGACGACATCGCCCACCAGCGCGCGCGGGCCCGCGCGCTCTCTCCCCTGGCGACGCTGCAGCGCGGCTACGCCGTGCTCCAGGACGACGCCGGCCACGTCGTCACCTCGGCCGCCGGGGTGGATGCGGGGGCGGCGATGAGCGTCCGCGTCGCCGACGGCAGGATCCATGTGACTACCACTCACGCAGAGCTCGAGGAGACCCATGGCGAGTGA
- a CDS encoding TOBE domain-containing protein: protein MGDYRIAEAAEVLGVSDDTVRRWVDAGRLPSTTRSGRTVIPGADLAGFAASLVDDTERQRTRAGSVSARNRMTGIVTRVVKDTVMAQIEMVCGHYRVVSLMSAEAATELGLEPGVRAIASVKSTNVVVERP from the coding sequence ATGGGTGACTACAGGATCGCGGAGGCCGCGGAGGTGCTCGGCGTCAGCGACGACACGGTACGACGCTGGGTCGACGCCGGTCGGTTGCCCAGCACGACGCGCAGCGGGCGGACGGTGATCCCGGGCGCCGACCTTGCCGGCTTCGCGGCGTCCCTCGTCGACGACACCGAACGTCAGCGCACCCGCGCCGGCTCGGTCAGCGCCCGCAACCGGATGACCGGCATCGTCACCCGGGTCGTCAAGGACACCGTCATGGCCCAGATCGAGATGGTCTGCGGCCACTACCGGGTGGTGTCGCTGATGAGCGCGGAGGCGGCGACCGAGCTCGGGCTCGAGCCCGGCGTCCGCGCGATCGCCTCGGTGAAGTCCACCAACGTCGTCGTGGAGCGGCCGTGA
- a CDS encoding SIMPL domain-containing protein, whose translation MTTEITVRGSYSAFQPPERATVRATLGFEGPQMQPVYDRVVHDLEAVKTSIVEIHDPERGPVTWWSTQHVRTWANRPWNQDGKQLPLVHHASVGVQVKFRDFAVLARWVGSHVERTAGFSIAGVDWALTERARHQLARDVRARAVQDAAERAQEYADALELGPVHPVALADAGMLGNGLHPMAGGAETAFMRGEAAKDGAAELALAPDDIEVAAVVDGRFVAG comes from the coding sequence ATGACCACCGAGATCACCGTCCGCGGCTCCTACTCGGCGTTCCAGCCACCGGAACGGGCGACGGTGCGCGCCACCCTCGGGTTCGAGGGTCCGCAGATGCAGCCGGTCTACGACCGGGTCGTGCACGACCTCGAGGCGGTGAAGACCTCGATCGTCGAGATCCACGATCCCGAGCGGGGGCCGGTCACCTGGTGGTCCACGCAGCACGTCCGCACGTGGGCGAACCGTCCGTGGAACCAGGACGGCAAGCAGCTGCCGCTGGTCCACCACGCGAGCGTCGGCGTCCAGGTGAAGTTCCGCGACTTCGCCGTCCTCGCCCGCTGGGTCGGCAGCCACGTGGAGCGCACCGCGGGCTTCAGCATCGCCGGCGTCGACTGGGCGCTCACCGAGCGGGCCCGGCACCAGCTGGCCCGCGACGTGCGCGCCCGCGCCGTCCAGGATGCGGCCGAGCGGGCCCAGGAGTACGCCGACGCGCTCGAGCTCGGTCCGGTGCACCCCGTCGCTCTCGCCGACGCCGGCATGCTCGGCAACGGGTTGCACCCGATGGCGGGCGGCGCCGAGACCGCATTCATGCGCGGGGAGGCCGCGAAGGACGGCGCAGCCGAGCTGGCGCTGGCGCCCGACGACATCGAGGTCGCGGCCGTCGTCGACGGGCGGTTCGTCGCCGGCTGA
- a CDS encoding HNH endonuclease signature motif containing protein, with product MTTPTALTATAAALEGAAGLRGADWDDLDGPDVLEAAVRLGRLKALVDGALVAVAERLEDTGAADAVGWASAKDFLTQVTGGRKGAGGGLVRVAQRTAELPAVRAALAAGEISLAQAGVISNRVAALPRDPELRETVARALLGLVEEHHYDATDLDRCVTGVVKELDVDGLLVGTDLSKDHQERGAHGARYLSFSPDTLGGVRIKGYATLEEAELVKTCLMPLAAPVVTEPGACGGDPATFGHRDEQGRRIGRGCPQPGCSHTGRDPRDHGVRMWDALVEACRRLQATDHLPHAHGTTARITVTMGLDDLTSSLDAEGLLPSGDTLSAATVRRLACDAEIIPAVLGTEGQVLDVARASRLVTIGIWNALVLRDRHCAFPGCTRLPIACDAHHIQHWADAGSTSLENLVLLCRRHHTLIHRTPWRVDIDPGTRRPVWIPPPPVDDSGRFSYSPARPKPPPLVA from the coding sequence ATGACCACCCCCACGGCGCTCACGGCGACCGCCGCCGCGCTCGAGGGTGCAGCCGGGCTGCGCGGCGCCGACTGGGACGACCTCGACGGCCCAGACGTCCTGGAGGCCGCCGTCCGGCTCGGGCGGTTGAAGGCGCTGGTGGACGGTGCGCTGGTCGCGGTGGCCGAGCGGCTCGAAGATACGGGTGCCGCGGATGCGGTGGGGTGGGCGTCGGCCAAGGACTTCCTCACCCAGGTGACGGGTGGCCGCAAAGGTGCCGGCGGTGGACTGGTCCGGGTCGCCCAACGCACGGCAGAGCTTCCTGCGGTCCGCGCAGCGCTCGCGGCCGGGGAGATCTCGCTGGCCCAGGCCGGGGTGATCAGCAATCGGGTTGCCGCATTGCCGCGGGATCCGGAGCTCCGCGAGACCGTCGCGAGAGCGTTGCTCGGGCTGGTGGAGGAGCACCACTACGACGCGACCGACCTCGACCGCTGCGTGACGGGCGTGGTGAAGGAGCTCGACGTCGATGGGCTGCTCGTGGGCACAGACCTGTCCAAGGACCACCAGGAGCGCGGCGCCCACGGTGCCCGGTACCTCTCCTTCAGCCCAGACACGCTCGGCGGGGTCCGGATCAAGGGATACGCCACCCTCGAGGAAGCCGAGCTGGTCAAGACCTGCTTGATGCCGCTCGCCGCACCGGTGGTCACCGAGCCCGGTGCCTGCGGTGGGGACCCGGCCACCTTCGGCCATCGCGACGAGCAGGGCCGGCGGATCGGACGCGGGTGTCCCCAACCCGGCTGCAGCCACACCGGCCGCGACCCTCGCGACCACGGCGTGCGGATGTGGGACGCGCTGGTCGAGGCGTGCCGACGCCTCCAGGCCACCGATCACCTGCCCCATGCACACGGCACGACCGCGCGGATCACCGTCACCATGGGGCTGGACGACCTCACCTCCAGTTTGGATGCGGAGGGACTGCTGCCCTCCGGCGACACCTTGTCCGCCGCCACCGTCCGCCGACTCGCGTGCGATGCCGAGATCATCCCCGCCGTCCTCGGCACCGAAGGCCAGGTTCTCGACGTCGCCCGCGCCAGCCGCCTGGTCACGATCGGGATCTGGAACGCGCTCGTCCTGCGCGACCGACACTGCGCCTTCCCCGGCTGCACCCGGCTTCCGATCGCCTGCGACGCCCACCACATCCAGCACTGGGCCGACGCCGGATCCACCAGCCTCGAAAACCTGGTCCTACTGTGTCGAAGGCACCACACCCTGATCCACCGCACACCCTGGCGGGTCGACATCGACCCCGGCACCCGCAGACCCGTCTGGATCCCGCCCCCGCCCGTCGACGACAGCGGCCGCTTCAGCTACAGCCCGGCACGACCGAAGCCGCCACCTCTCGTCGCCTAG